One Bacteroidota bacterium DNA segment encodes these proteins:
- a CDS encoding triose-phosphate isomerase, with translation MRKKIIAANWKMNKTYGEALMLATEVAAIVSKEHHPSLLTVLAPPFPFLTAVSRAVDGTEGIMIAAQNCHHETSGAFTGEVSVPMIISCGAHFVIIGHSERRMKFGETNDLLYSKMKIALGSGLRPILCVGESESERNSGKHFDVISEQLRSTLFHFDDVLVRHAAIAYEPVWAIGTGKNATAEQTQEMHAFIRKTLGENFGAPVAGTISILYGGSCNASNAKELFSCADVDGGLIGGASLDAEEFSTIRKAMLELL, from the coding sequence ATGAGAAAAAAAATAATTGCTGCGAACTGGAAAATGAACAAGACCTATGGTGAAGCACTCATGCTTGCCACAGAAGTTGCTGCTATTGTAAGTAAAGAACATCATCCTTCTCTTCTCACTGTACTTGCTCCTCCTTTTCCTTTTCTCACTGCAGTTTCGCGTGCCGTAGATGGAACGGAAGGAATTATGATCGCTGCGCAGAATTGCCATCATGAAACAAGTGGCGCATTCACAGGAGAAGTTTCAGTTCCGATGATCATTTCCTGCGGAGCACATTTTGTAATCATCGGCCATTCAGAACGCCGGATGAAATTCGGTGAGACCAACGATCTTCTTTATTCGAAAATGAAAATTGCACTCGGCAGCGGATTACGGCCGATACTCTGCGTTGGCGAATCTGAATCGGAAAGAAACAGCGGAAAACATTTTGATGTGATCAGCGAACAATTGCGTTCTACTTTATTTCATTTCGACGATGTTCTTGTCCGCCACGCAGCGATCGCTTACGAACCGGTGTGGGCCATTGGCACCGGAAAAAATGCAACCGCAGAACAGACGCAGGAAATGCACGCGTTCATTCGGAAAACTCTCGGTGAAAATTTCGGCGCTCCTGTTGCAGGAACCATTTCCATTCTTTACGGGGGAAGCTGCAACGCGTCGAATGCAAAAGAATTATTCAGCTGTGCCGATGTAGACGGTGGATTGATCGGTGGAGCTTCATTGGATGCAGAAGAATTTTCCACCATCCGGAAAGCGATGCTCGAATTATTGTGA
- a CDS encoding 4a-hydroxytetrahydrobiopterin dehydratase codes for MWYENSNSLKKEFTFRNFSEAFSFMTRVAFVAEKMNHHPDWCNVWNKVEITLNTHDAGNTVTEKDKKLAAEIDKIFSSYVS; via the coding sequence ATGTGGTATGAAAACAGTAATTCATTAAAAAAAGAATTCACATTCAGAAATTTCTCCGAAGCATTTTCTTTCATGACGAGAGTAGCTTTCGTTGCAGAAAAAATGAATCATCATCCCGACTGGTGCAACGTGTGGAATAAAGTGGAGATCACGTTGAACACGCACGACGCAGGGAATACTGTTACAGAGAAGGACAAAAAACTCGCGGCAGAGATCGATAAGATTTTTTCCTCTTATGTTTCGTAG
- the dacB gene encoding D-alanyl-D-alanine carboxypeptidase/D-alanyl-D-alanine-endopeptidase, with protein sequence MFRRIFLFVFLAFVFLCAGTPASLQKEIDRLDSDSVLQHGSWGFCVMTADSGKIIAEKNSQRYLIPASTLKILTTGAALGLLGENFYYSTTLEYDGTFDSIHHVIHGNLYIHGSGDPSFYSKYFECKVDTCVSLFAQFRIAMNAKGIRSIDGNIIGDASCFDENPIPDDWQWSDLGQYYGAGTSGLAYKDNSVKLFFNSMYGDSCTLDSIFPKPDGVDYRSNVLADGKKDQALVYGAPFGNYFFVSGTIPPGKKNYEVDASDPEPAMQCAKDFLYELKASGFSVTGKATTVRRMKMENNFQALPRRKIVAVNSPYLSQIIAATNINSDNTYAEQVLRTLGMLKGKAGTEEAGIQVVKNYWSSLAVDTSGLYMTDGCGLARSNGITPFVQATILQKIYSQKYFNSFFESLPVAGKSGSMTSLGKGTAAENNMHAKTGYINRARGYAGYVRTKSGKLLCFSLLANNYDCDPKVMKRKLEKILVAMAELQ encoded by the coding sequence ATGTTTCGTAGAATTTTCCTTTTTGTTTTTCTCGCTTTTGTTTTTCTGTGTGCGGGGACTCCGGCTTCATTGCAGAAAGAGATCGACCGGCTCGATTCGGATTCTGTTTTGCAGCATGGCTCGTGGGGATTTTGTGTGATGACTGCCGACAGCGGAAAAATAATTGCAGAAAAAAATTCTCAGAGATATTTAATTCCTGCGAGTACATTAAAAATTCTGACTACCGGAGCGGCGCTGGGATTACTGGGCGAAAATTTTTATTACTCCACTACGCTTGAATACGATGGAACATTCGACAGCATTCATCATGTCATTCACGGAAATCTTTACATCCACGGTTCAGGAGATCCGTCTTTTTATTCAAAATATTTTGAATGTAAAGTTGATACCTGCGTTTCACTGTTCGCTCAATTCAGAATTGCCATGAATGCCAAAGGTATCCGTTCGATCGATGGGAATATTATCGGCGATGCTTCGTGTTTCGATGAGAATCCAATTCCTGATGACTGGCAATGGAGTGATCTTGGGCAATACTACGGTGCGGGAACGAGTGGACTTGCTTACAAGGATAATTCGGTAAAACTTTTTTTCAATTCCATGTACGGAGATTCTTGTACGCTCGATAGTATTTTTCCGAAACCGGATGGAGTTGATTATCGGTCGAATGTACTGGCAGACGGAAAAAAAGATCAAGCGCTTGTTTATGGCGCACCATTCGGGAATTATTTTTTTGTAAGCGGAACTATTCCGCCAGGGAAAAAGAATTACGAAGTGGATGCATCCGATCCTGAACCTGCTATGCAGTGTGCAAAAGATTTTCTTTATGAATTGAAGGCATCCGGATTTTCCGTCACAGGAAAAGCAACGACTGTTCGCAGAATGAAAATGGAAAATAATTTTCAGGCATTACCGAGAAGAAAGATCGTTGCGGTTAATTCGCCATACCTTTCACAGATCATTGCAGCGACGAACATCAACAGTGATAATACATATGCGGAGCAAGTGTTACGTACACTCGGAATGCTGAAAGGAAAAGCCGGAACGGAAGAAGCGGGAATACAAGTCGTGAAAAATTACTGGAGCTCGCTTGCAGTGGATACATCGGGACTTTACATGACAGACGGATGTGGATTAGCGCGATCGAATGGCATTACTCCTTTTGTGCAGGCAACCATTCTTCAGAAAATTTATTCGCAAAAATATTTCAATTCTTTTTTTGAATCGTTACCTGTTGCCGGAAAAAGCGGATCGATGACTTCATTGGGAAAAGGAACTGCGGCAGAAAATAATATGCATGCAAAAACAGGTTACATTAATCGTGCACGAGGGTATGCGGGTTATGTGCGCACGAAGTCCGGAAAATTATTGTGCTTTTCTCTTCTCGCCAATAATTATGATTGCGATCCGAAAGTGATGAAAAGAAAATTGGAAAAGATCTTAGTGGCGATGGCGGAACTGCAATAG